In Aspergillus oryzae RIB40 DNA, chromosome 6, one genomic interval encodes:
- a CDS encoding uncharacterized protein (predicted protein) produces the protein MASNPGPSKRKRSRFACEPCRERKRKCNGESPCSTCSSWGYDCYYQNERRMKPKPTGMMVDLPAIPGPSPEHAGSYTESLEANSGAAFVRKIGLKMDPANAPKLNLFGWNVGRRNPPSGLATGTVLAVPLVDILSLNHMKNLANVYFTKVDPCYGFIDSAMFFRRLEARWQSSAEGDSYDGVLAGVAALGALFSETTINITEAHLVELTRSITDTHIGSAAPSVEVVTAWALRVIYMRMTAPPYPTWIASSTLMHLIEASKLHQTSSCEPYDLDIRQRLIGVAQHQNLWISYDLGLSRVSFPHEAVALPSPRPGDFTVELLGLLPLSTSLGPENRRQDEEIEEFLLQTLSRNHTQPPSILAQCNLVLCLLRRLHMRNLMTSPATMERVVEQLKRSLGAARRMASDCSPWQHVANVPFQMISILLEMDTSASLELLPEAMETLKLVSATYNTETMREAYGTARLLILLYQRRRRSDTRLLSGLLEDHHEPSTTESPVQPMIPTSDEVSWLEGLVADVPSLHGLDFGQFLQLSPNTPGMWGR, from the coding sequence ATGGCTAGTAATCCTGGTCCTTCAAAGCGTAAGAGATCGCGCTTTGCCTGTGAGCCCTGTCGTGaacggaaaaggaaatgcaATGGAGAGTCTCCATGTTCAACCTGCAGCAGTTGGGGCTATGATTGTTACTACCAAAATGAGCGTCGCATGAAACCGAAACCCACTGGAATGATGGTGGATTTGCCTGCCATTCCTGGGCCGAGTCCTGAGCATGCGGGCTCGTACACCGAGTCACTGGAAGCGAACTCGGGAGCAGCATTTGTCAGAAAGATTGGTCTCAAGATGGACCCGGCAAACGCGCCCAAATTGAATCTCTTCGGCTGGAATGTGGGTAGACGCAATCCCCCGTCCGGTCTGGCTACTGGCACAGTCTTGGCTGTACCGCTCGTCGATATTCTCTCGCTGAACCATATGAAGAACCTGGCCAATGTCTACTTTACCAAGGTAGATCCATGCTATGGCTTCATCGATTCTGCGATGTTCTTTCGCCGCTTGGAGGCGCGGTGGCAGTCATCTGCAGAGGGCGATTCGTATGACGGCGTGCTGGCGGGCGTTGCTGCTCTTGGGGCGCTCTTCTCCGAGACTACTATCAACATTACCGAAGCCCACCTGGTGGAACTTACACGCTCTATAACAGACACACACATTGGTTCTGCAGCCCCATCAGTAGAAGTGGTGACCGCATGGGCACTCCGAGTGATTTATATGCGCATGACCGCCCCACCATACCCGACATGGATTGCAAGCTCCACCTTGATGCATCTTATTGAAGCCTCTAAGCTCCACCAGACCTCCTCCTGCGAACCCTATGATCTCGACATTCGGCAACGACTAATTGGAGTAGCCCAACATCAAAATCTTTGGATCTCCTACGACCTGGGCCTGTCAAGGGTCTCGTTCCCCCATGAGGCTGTAGCGTTGCCGTCGCCTAGACCAGGCGATTTCACGGTAGAGCTTCTCGGTCTCCTACCCCTTTCCACCAGCCTGGGCCCTGAGAATCGACGACAGGAcgaagagatagaagagtTCTTGCTGCAGACGTTAAGCCGTAACCACACGCAGCCACCATCTATCCTCGCTCAATGTAATCTTGTCCTCTGTCTTCTCCGGCGCTTACATATGAGAAACCTCATGACCTCGCCGGCTACGATGGAGCGAGTTGTGGAACAACTGAAGCGAAGCCTCGGTGCCGCGCGTCGGATGGCCTCGGATTGTTCACCGTGGCAACATGTCGCCAATGTCCCATTTCAGATGATTAGTATCCTCCTTGAAATGGACACGAGTGCATCATTAGAGCTTCTGCCAGAAGCGATGGAGACACTGAAACTGGTTTCTGCAACCTACAATACCGAGACTATGAGGGAGGCGTACGGCACCGCGCGCCTACTCATTCTTCTCTACCAGCGCCGCCGGCGTTCAGACACCAGGTTGCTCAGCGGGCTATTAGAAGATCATCACGAGCCGTCCACCACTGAGTCACCGGTTCAACCAATGATTCCCACATCCGATGAAGTATCATGGCTGGAAGGGTTAGTCGCAGATGTACCGAGTTTGCACGGCCTTGACTTCGGTCAGTTTTTACAACTGTCGCCGAACACCCCGGGAATGTGGGGTCGATAG